One region of Armigeres subalbatus isolate Guangzhou_Male chromosome 3, GZ_Asu_2, whole genome shotgun sequence genomic DNA includes:
- the LOC134226014 gene encoding esterase E4-like, whose translation MCPTYISVVLIISGAISCLAQHSTPIVNIQGLGNVQGTIGYTAWSNRTIYEFQAIPYGQAPVGALRFSPPEKIGAWGGTRDASQPGVRCPQIVDGYENVDDEDCLSLSVYSNSLDASRPVMVYIHGGWFIFGGADHHKANHLLESDVVLVVIQYRLGPLGFLSTMTSDIPGNVGILDMIMALEWVQQYIQYFGGDASQVTIFGLSAGGAAVSTLLHSPLVQTRSTPLFHKAIFQSGSVFAPWAITDDPVEGTNDIVSRLGCTGVTTEQCLRTATVRSLLGAFNAHRKETIINKGYPSVAGCGIVVGGPSPVFPLHPKNYLTQANKDIPVMAGTTSQDGLFLLDELHELQPHLLQSLNTSNALLQYIRTLHEKFGHSRFDGSLEGYAFSRNFLVRETNGMRWDDMVASLTDICGNHGIKGPVMTDVQSFALVNPGNVYLYSFDYTNGQLFRPLKVPFPHKLPVQHGEELKYLFPMQTLSEADIDIAKSMVRLWASFAIRGAPSSSNVAYWPPVDGLFGPYLKINTESEQMNYYYNEFTATAEKYRVYGAGSRLMVSFGSIATVLTLCFVANIFF comes from the exons atgtgccCAACGTACATATCGGTGGTGTTAATcatttccggagcaatttccTGCCTTGCGCAACACTCGACACCCATCGTGAACATTCAGGGGCTCGGTAACGTGCAGGGCACGATCGGGTACACGGCTTGGTCCAACCGGACGATCTACGAGTTCCAAGCCATTCCTTATGGCCAAGCGCCGGTGGGTGCGCTTCGGTTTAGCCCACCGGAGAAAATAGGAGCGTGGGGCGGCACAAGGGATGCCTCTCAGCCGGGCGTACGGTGTCCGCAGATTGTCGACGGCTACGAAAACGTGGACGACGAGGACTGTCTCAGCTTGTCGGTGTACTCGAATAGT CTGGACGCGTCTCGCCCAGTCATGGTGTACATCCACGGCGGCTGGTTCATCTTCGGAGGAGCCGACCATCACAAAGCGAACCATCTTCTGGAATCGGACGTCGTTCTAGTTGTGATTCAGTATCGTCTTGGGCCGCTGGGATTCTTGAGCACAATGACTTCCGATATTCCTGGAAACGTTGGAATACTGGACATGATAATGGCCCTCGAGTGGGTCCAACAATACATTCAATACTTTGGTGGAGACGCATCACAAGTGACGATATTTGGCCTATCGGCAGGAGGGGCGGCTGTTTCTACACTGCTGCATAGTCCGCTGGTGCAGACTCGTTCAACACCCCTGTTCCATAAGGCGATTTTCCAATCAGGATCAGTGTTCGCCCCGTGGGCCATAACTGATGATCCCGTTGAAGGAACCAATGACATTGTTTCACGATTAGGCTGCACAGGTGTTACAACTGAGCAGTGTTTACGCACCGCCACCGTACGAAGTCTTCTCGGCGCATTCAATGCTCATCGAAAAGAAACCATAATAAATAAAGGATACCCTTCTGTGGCGGGATGCGGCATTGTGGTTGGAGGACCATCTCCAGTCTTCCCACTGCACCCGAAAAATTATCTCACGCAAGCTAATAAGGACATCCCCGTCATGGCTGGAACTACATCGCAAGATGGTTTGTTCCTGTTGGACGAGCTTCATGAACTACAACCGCATTTGCTGCAATCTCTCAATACATCAAACGCCCTGCTGCAGTACATTCGCACATTGCACGAAAAATTCGGCCACTCTCGATTTGACGGATCCTTGGAAGGGTACGCTTTTAGTCGAAACTTCCTCGTGAGAGAAACAAATGGAATGCGTTGGGATGACATGGTTGCTAGTTTGACTGAT ATTTGTGGAAACCACGGCATCAAGGGTCCCGTGATGACGGATGTGCAGTCTTTCGCTCTTGTGAACCCTGGAAACGTATATCTGTACAGTTTTGACTATACGAATGGACAGCTATTCAGGCCGCTCAAAGTTCCATTCCCGCATAAGCTGCCAGTTCAACATGGTGAAGAGCTGAAGTATCTCTTTCCCATGCAAACTTTGTCCGAAGCCGATATAGATATTGCGAAATCAATGGTTCGGCTATGGGCGTCGTTTGCCATCAGGGGAGCTCCGTCTTCAAGTAACGTTGCTTACTGGCCGCCTGTTGATG GACTTTTTGGACCGTACTTGAAGATCAACACAGAAAGTGAGCAGATGAACTACTACTACAATGAGTTCACAGCCACTGCCGAAAAATATCGCGTCTACGGAGCGGGAAGCCGACTGATGGTTTCCTTTGGATCGATTGCAACAGTTTTGACTTTGTGCTTTGTtgcgaatatatttttttga
- the LOC134226013 gene encoding glutactin-like: MFGLRQAVVVLIVALGPSADGSVILQRQDPPDTVINLQGLGLIRGSLGQTARTNQTIIQFYNIPYAEAPIGSRRFKAPVKIGTWTDVLNVTEPGRECPQPVEGMNQDNEDCLTLSVFTKDTTGNYSVMVYIHGGSFYLGAAVQHPPNYLLERDVVLVVIQYRLGPLGFLSTMSETIPGNAAMLDMIMALEWVQDHIADFGGNPSKVTVFGQSAGAGAISALLYSPLVSQRLFDQVILQSGGSISTWAIDPNPVANTIDIAKFAGCNVSLTLVQIEQCLMTVGVTELVQALPLHSASQYASYGMENIGGCGMVIGGPSGFLTQRPLEYAKQGEIRRDVRMMGGVTKQDGSFVVNSIYDVLVATGMINNTNYIKYDMLDMINRFAGLDDPSGALVAFEIESLFTGDELKSGNFTQMVDGLIDILGAIVIKGPLLRDIQTNVRYSEKETYLYTFDYDGEHTRFGYGEDTSHYPFEGGIHHSNDNIYLFPYPEFATVLNTADTKMSEIMIDLWTSFAINGVPSSKDMPEWRPVNSVIGPYMHINVPATMGENFYREFTVTATVESSASRIEFLSLLFVLILTGIVSQWN; this comes from the exons ATGTTCGGATTGCGCCAAGCAGTTGTCGTCTTGATTGTGGCGCTGGGTCCCAGTGCGGACGGGTCCGTTATTCTCCAGCGGCAGGATCCACCGGATACGGTCATAAATCTTCAAGGTTTGGGCTTGATTCGCGGTAGCTTGGGGCAGACGGCTCGCACCAATCAGACGATCATTCAGTTCTACAACATTCCATATGCGGAGGCACCAATCGGGTCACGGAGATTCAAGGCCCCGGTGAAGATCGGCACTTGGACCGACGTGCTGAATGTGACTGAACCGGGTCGGGAATGTCCGCAACCGGTGGAAGGCATGAACCAGGACAACGAAGACTGCCTGACGCTGTCGGTGTTTACCAAGGAT ACAACCGGCAACTATTCGGTTATGGTGTATATCCATGGTGGGTCGTTCTACTTGGGGGCAGCAGTTCAACATCCACCGAACTATTTGCTGGAGCGGGATGTTGTGTTGGTGGTGATCCAGTACCGTTTGGGTCCGCTTGGTTTCCTGTCGACTATGAGTGAAACGATTCCTGGCAATGCTGCAATGTTGGATATGATTATGGCGCTGGAGTGGGTTCAGGATCATATTGCTGATTTTGGAGGAAACCCTTCAAAAGTGACGGTCTTCGGACAGTCAGCAGGAGCCGGAGCCATTTCGGCACTGTTGTATAGTCCACTGGTTTCGCAGAGATTGTTCGACCAGGTTATACTACAATCAGGAGGATCGATATCAACTTGGGCCATAGACCCCAATCCGGTAGCCAATACTATCGATATTGCCAAATTTGCTGGGTGCAATGTGAGTCTGACTTTGGTGCAGATCGAACAGTGCTTGATGACGGTTGGTGTCACAGAATTGGTCCAAGCCCTACCGCTGCATTCTGCTAGTCAGTATGCTTCCTACGGTATGGAGAACATCGGTGGCTGTGGAATGGTTATAGGAGGACCTTCGGGTTTTCTCACTCAGAGGCCTCTAGAATACGCTAAACAAGGTGAAATACGTCGTGACGTGCGGATGATGGGTGGCGTAACTAAGCAGGATGGATCATTCGTGGTCAACAGCATCTATGACGTACTGGTGGCTACAGGAATGATAAACAATACCAATTATATAAAATACGACATGTTGGATATGATAAATCGTTTTGCCGGCCTAGACGACCCCTCTGGAGCTCTGGtggcatttgaaattgaatcttTATTCACCGGCGATGAGCTCAAGAGCGGCAATTTCACCCAGATGGTCGACGGGCTGATCGAT ATTCTCGGAGCGATTGTTATCAAAGGTCCCCTTCTAAGAGATATCCAGACGAACGTGCGGTACAGTGAAAAAGAAACTTATCTGTACACATTCGATTACGATGGAGAGCACACCAGATTCGGCTATGGAGAAGACACCTCGCACTACCCCTTTGAAGGAGGCATTCACCACTCCAACGATAACATTTATCTGTTCCCGTACCCAGAGTTTGCAACGGTGCTCAATACGGCTGATACGAAGATGTCAGAAATAATGATTGATCTGTGGACTTCATTCGCCATCAATGGAGTTCCGAGTTCGAAAGACATGCCCGAGTGGCGTCCCGTCAACA GCGTAATTGGGCCTTACATGCACATCAATGTTCCGGCAACGATGGGTGAAAACTTTTATAGGGAATTCACAGTAACTGCTACGGTTGAGTCAAGCGCTTCTCGAATTGAATTCTTATCTCTGTTGTTTGTGCTCATACTTACAGGAATTGTTTCACAATGGAATTAA